A genomic window from Triplophysa dalaica isolate WHDGS20190420 chromosome 24, ASM1584641v1, whole genome shotgun sequence includes:
- the si:dkey-234i14.3 gene encoding fibulin-7-like isoform X1 has product MLATFSAHYHSWASVRVRSDSSEHDCWCGQELQNTLRQVQKLLSSHQTSFQQSLRSVRKKLSLLQNNTDKHSKLNTGKQSTGCPSPEPLANGRILGRGFKVGHEIHFLCSPGFQLMGLETRRCLDTQTWSGTQPSCKFRDGTEYNNASVPASASSSSHPPTTTRPSRCIEFLGSTHCTCEQGYSISRQDTKLCTDLDECELYHRTQPGRLCLHTCVNTAGSFFCQCPSGYSLARDSRSCHDIDECVRGAHNCSREQVCVNTHGGHRCVEVECPRFRNATYIKTSALRCDRNPCLQEDKACLQAPLSVNFHFMSVVSNMSAPTVLFRLSAARVLGDTLRFGLMGNRGVQYFTIQRSGRETGQLVLVNSVQGPATLQADIEMSELEKKVLLGRYVTKVTLFVSPYNF; this is encoded by the exons ATGTTGGCAACCTTTTCAGCCCATTATCACAGCTGGGCGTCTGTCAGAGTCCGATCTGATTCATCGGAACAC GATTGTTGGTGTGGACAGGAACTTCAAAACACTCTTCGTCAAGTCCAAAAGCTTCTGTCCTCGCACCAGACCTCATTTCAGCAGAGTTTACGGAGCGTCCGCAAGAAACTCAGTCTGTTACAGAACAACACAGATAAACACAGCAAACTCAACACAGGCAAGCAAAGCACAG GCTGTCCTTCTCCAGAGCCGTTGGCTAATGGGCGGATCCTTGGGCGGGGGTTTAAAGTGGGCCATGAGATCCACTTCCTGTGTAGCCCTGGGTTTCAGCTGATGGGGTTAGAAACCAGACGGTGCCTGGACACCCAGACGTGGAGTGGAACGCAACCGTCGTGCAAGT tTAGAGATGGCACTGAATACAACAATGCATCTGTTCCTGCATCAGCATCCTCTTCCTCTCACCCTCCCACCACCACACGACCGTCCCGCTGCATTGAGTTTCTGGGCTCTACTCACTGCACCTGTGAACAGGGCTACAGCATCTCCAGACAGGACACGAAACTGTGCACAG ACCTTGACGAATGTGAGCTGTACCATCGAACTCAACCTGGTCGTCTGTGTTTGCACACCTGTGTGAATACAGCCGGCAGCTTCTTCTGTCAGTGTCCTTCAGGCTACAGCCTCGCTCGAGATAGCAGGAGCTGCCACG ACATCGACGAGTGCGTGCGAGGAGCTCATAACTGCAGCCGTGAGCAGGTGTGTGTGAACACACACGGAGGTCATCGCTGTGTGGAGGTGGAGTGCCCTCGATTCCGCAACGCCACATACATCAAAACATCGGCGCT ACGCTGTGACCGTAACCCGTGCCTTCAAGAGGACAAAGCGTGTCTCCAAGCACCGCTCTCCGTTAACTTCCATTTCATGTCCGTGGTGTCCAACATGTCAGCCCCCACCGTCCTCTTCCGGCTGTCGGCGGCACGTGTCCTGGGTGACACCCTGCGCTTCGGTTTGATGGGGAACCGAGGAGTCCAGTACTTTACCATCCAGCGCTCGGGCAGGGAGACGGGACAGCTGGTGCTGGTCAACTCCGTCCAGGGCCCTGCCACGCTTCAGGCCGATATAGAGATGAGCGAGCTGGAAAAGAAGGTGCTGCTCGGCCGCTACGTGACAAAGGTTACTCTCTTTGTGTCCCCGTATAACTTTTAA
- the si:dkey-234i14.3 gene encoding fibulin-7-like isoform X3, whose protein sequence is MSSLRYTADGPDCWCGQELQNTLRQVQKLLSSHQTSFQQSLRSVRKKLSLLQNNTDKHSKLNTGKQSTGCPSPEPLANGRILGRGFKVGHEIHFLCSPGFQLMGLETRRCLDTQTWSGTQPSCKFRDGTEYNNASVPASASSSSHPPTTTRPSRCIEFLGSTHCTCEQGYSISRQDTKLCTDLDECELYHRTQPGRLCLHTCVNTAGSFFCQCPSGYSLARDSRSCHDIDECVRGAHNCSREQVCVNTHGGHRCVEVECPRFRNATYIKTSALRCDRNPCLQEDKACLQAPLSVNFHFMSVVSNMSAPTVLFRLSAARVLGDTLRFGLMGNRGVQYFTIQRSGRETGQLVLVNSVQGPATLQADIEMSELEKKVLLGRYVTKVTLFVSPYNF, encoded by the exons ATGTCATCTCTGAGATACACGGCGGATGGTCCA GATTGTTGGTGTGGACAGGAACTTCAAAACACTCTTCGTCAAGTCCAAAAGCTTCTGTCCTCGCACCAGACCTCATTTCAGCAGAGTTTACGGAGCGTCCGCAAGAAACTCAGTCTGTTACAGAACAACACAGATAAACACAGCAAACTCAACACAGGCAAGCAAAGCACAG GCTGTCCTTCTCCAGAGCCGTTGGCTAATGGGCGGATCCTTGGGCGGGGGTTTAAAGTGGGCCATGAGATCCACTTCCTGTGTAGCCCTGGGTTTCAGCTGATGGGGTTAGAAACCAGACGGTGCCTGGACACCCAGACGTGGAGTGGAACGCAACCGTCGTGCAAGT tTAGAGATGGCACTGAATACAACAATGCATCTGTTCCTGCATCAGCATCCTCTTCCTCTCACCCTCCCACCACCACACGACCGTCCCGCTGCATTGAGTTTCTGGGCTCTACTCACTGCACCTGTGAACAGGGCTACAGCATCTCCAGACAGGACACGAAACTGTGCACAG ACCTTGACGAATGTGAGCTGTACCATCGAACTCAACCTGGTCGTCTGTGTTTGCACACCTGTGTGAATACAGCCGGCAGCTTCTTCTGTCAGTGTCCTTCAGGCTACAGCCTCGCTCGAGATAGCAGGAGCTGCCACG ACATCGACGAGTGCGTGCGAGGAGCTCATAACTGCAGCCGTGAGCAGGTGTGTGTGAACACACACGGAGGTCATCGCTGTGTGGAGGTGGAGTGCCCTCGATTCCGCAACGCCACATACATCAAAACATCGGCGCT ACGCTGTGACCGTAACCCGTGCCTTCAAGAGGACAAAGCGTGTCTCCAAGCACCGCTCTCCGTTAACTTCCATTTCATGTCCGTGGTGTCCAACATGTCAGCCCCCACCGTCCTCTTCCGGCTGTCGGCGGCACGTGTCCTGGGTGACACCCTGCGCTTCGGTTTGATGGGGAACCGAGGAGTCCAGTACTTTACCATCCAGCGCTCGGGCAGGGAGACGGGACAGCTGGTGCTGGTCAACTCCGTCCAGGGCCCTGCCACGCTTCAGGCCGATATAGAGATGAGCGAGCTGGAAAAGAAGGTGCTGCTCGGCCGCTACGTGACAAAGGTTACTCTCTTTGTGTCCCCGTATAACTTTTAA
- the si:dkey-234i14.3 gene encoding fibulin-7-like isoform X2, with protein sequence MIIFTGQFFTSQGQDCWCGQELQNTLRQVQKLLSSHQTSFQQSLRSVRKKLSLLQNNTDKHSKLNTGKQSTGCPSPEPLANGRILGRGFKVGHEIHFLCSPGFQLMGLETRRCLDTQTWSGTQPSCKFRDGTEYNNASVPASASSSSHPPTTTRPSRCIEFLGSTHCTCEQGYSISRQDTKLCTDLDECELYHRTQPGRLCLHTCVNTAGSFFCQCPSGYSLARDSRSCHDIDECVRGAHNCSREQVCVNTHGGHRCVEVECPRFRNATYIKTSALRCDRNPCLQEDKACLQAPLSVNFHFMSVVSNMSAPTVLFRLSAARVLGDTLRFGLMGNRGVQYFTIQRSGRETGQLVLVNSVQGPATLQADIEMSELEKKVLLGRYVTKVTLFVSPYNF encoded by the exons ATGATCATTTTTACAGGCCAGTTCTTCACATCTCAGGGGCAA GATTGTTGGTGTGGACAGGAACTTCAAAACACTCTTCGTCAAGTCCAAAAGCTTCTGTCCTCGCACCAGACCTCATTTCAGCAGAGTTTACGGAGCGTCCGCAAGAAACTCAGTCTGTTACAGAACAACACAGATAAACACAGCAAACTCAACACAGGCAAGCAAAGCACAG GCTGTCCTTCTCCAGAGCCGTTGGCTAATGGGCGGATCCTTGGGCGGGGGTTTAAAGTGGGCCATGAGATCCACTTCCTGTGTAGCCCTGGGTTTCAGCTGATGGGGTTAGAAACCAGACGGTGCCTGGACACCCAGACGTGGAGTGGAACGCAACCGTCGTGCAAGT tTAGAGATGGCACTGAATACAACAATGCATCTGTTCCTGCATCAGCATCCTCTTCCTCTCACCCTCCCACCACCACACGACCGTCCCGCTGCATTGAGTTTCTGGGCTCTACTCACTGCACCTGTGAACAGGGCTACAGCATCTCCAGACAGGACACGAAACTGTGCACAG ACCTTGACGAATGTGAGCTGTACCATCGAACTCAACCTGGTCGTCTGTGTTTGCACACCTGTGTGAATACAGCCGGCAGCTTCTTCTGTCAGTGTCCTTCAGGCTACAGCCTCGCTCGAGATAGCAGGAGCTGCCACG ACATCGACGAGTGCGTGCGAGGAGCTCATAACTGCAGCCGTGAGCAGGTGTGTGTGAACACACACGGAGGTCATCGCTGTGTGGAGGTGGAGTGCCCTCGATTCCGCAACGCCACATACATCAAAACATCGGCGCT ACGCTGTGACCGTAACCCGTGCCTTCAAGAGGACAAAGCGTGTCTCCAAGCACCGCTCTCCGTTAACTTCCATTTCATGTCCGTGGTGTCCAACATGTCAGCCCCCACCGTCCTCTTCCGGCTGTCGGCGGCACGTGTCCTGGGTGACACCCTGCGCTTCGGTTTGATGGGGAACCGAGGAGTCCAGTACTTTACCATCCAGCGCTCGGGCAGGGAGACGGGACAGCTGGTGCTGGTCAACTCCGTCCAGGGCCCTGCCACGCTTCAGGCCGATATAGAGATGAGCGAGCTGGAAAAGAAGGTGCTGCTCGGCCGCTACGTGACAAAGGTTACTCTCTTTGTGTCCCCGTATAACTTTTAA